The Streptomyces sp. NBC_00102 genome segment CTCGTCTTCCTCGCGTTCCCCTTCGTCTGGCTGATCTCCACCGCCTTCAAGCCCGCCCGCGAACTGGGCTCCCTGCACCCCACCTGGATTCCCGAGCACCCCACCCTGGACAACTTCCGGCAGGCGTTCGACGAACAGCCGCTGCTCCAGGCCGCCGGGAACTCCCTGCTCGCCGCCGTCAGCGCCGGAGTGATCTGCGTCCTCATCGCCACCCCGATGGCCTACGTGATGGCCCGTCACCGGGGCAGGCTCTCGGCCGCCGCCACCGGCTGGGTCGTGATCAGCCAGGCGTTCCCCTTCGTTCTGCTGATCATCCCGCTCTTCCTCATCCTGAAGAACCTGCACCTGATCAACTCCCTGGCGGGCCTGATCATGGTCTACGTCGTCTGGTCGCTGCCCTTCGCGCTCTGGATGCTCGTCGGCTACGTCCGGGCCGTCCCCGCCGAACTGGAGGAAGCCGCCTCCGTCGACGGCGCCGGACGACTGCGCACCCTCGTCTCGGTCACCGCCCCGCTGCTGGCCCCCGGGATCGTCGCCACCGCCCTCTTCGCCTTCATCACCGCGTGGAACGAGTTCTTCTTCGCCCTCGTCCTGCTCAAGACCCCGGAGAAGCAGACCTTGCCGGTCGTCCTCACCCACTTCATCGGAGCCGAGGGAGCCGCCGACCTCGGCCCGCTCGCCGCCGCCGCCTTCCTCGCCACCCTGCCCTCCCTCCTCCTCTTCGCCTTCATCCAGCGCCGCATCACCGGCGGAATGCTGGCCGGGGCGGTGAAGAGCTGATGCGCGCGTTCACCAGGGCTGCGGCCGCCGCCGCGACCGTGCTCACCCTGCTCCTTGCCGGATGCTCCGGCGGCGGGAGCGACGGCACCGACGCCGACGGGACGGTGCACCTGCGCTTCCAGTCACTGGCCTGGCAGACGGAGTCCGTGAAGGCCAACAGGGAACTCGTCGCCGAGTGGAACGCCGCCCACCCCGGCATCCAGGTCGACTACGTCCAGGGCAGCTGGGACAGCGTCCACGATCAACTGCTCACCTCGTTCGAGGGCGGCGAGGCGCCGGACATCATCCACGACGCCTCCGACGACCTCGCCGACTTCGCGTACGGCGGCTACCTCGCGGACCTCAGTGCCCTCCTGCCCGGCCGGCTCACCCAGGACATCCCGGCGGCCTCCTGGTCCACCACCACCTTCGACGGCGGGGTCTACGGCGTCCCGTTCCTCCAGGAACCCAAGGTCCTCATCGCCAACACGAAGATCCTCAAGGCCTCGGGCGTCCGTATCCCCACCGCCGGACACCCGTGGAGCTGGGAGGAGTTCCGCCAGGTCACCAAGGAACTCACCGGAAAGGGGCGGTACGGAGTCGCCTGGCCGCTCAAGGAACCCGTCTCCGTCACCCTCAACCTGGGGCTCTCGACCGGCGGACAGCTCTTCCACCGGGGCGAGGACGGCAAGGTGGACCTGCGGTTCGGCGAAGGCGACTCCGTGGTGCCCCGGACCATCCACGACCAGGTCACCGTCGACCACAGCGCGGCCAGGACCGCGCTCGGCATGGGCGGCTCGGACACCCTGCCCGGGTTCTTCGGCGGCAAGTACGCCATGGTCCCGCTCGGCTTCGCCTACCGGCAGCAGGTCGTGGAACAGGCCCCCGAGGGGTTCGAGTGGAGCGTGCTCCCCGCACCCGCGGGCAGCGACGGCACGGCCCAGGGGGTGAGCCCGCAGACCCTCTCCGTCGCCGAGGACAGCCCGCACAAGAAGGAGGCGGTCGAGTTCATCGACTTCCTGCTCGACCCGCCCAACATGGTCCGGCTGGCCAAGGGCGACTGGATGCTCCCCACCGGCACGGAGGCCCTCGCCGATCCCGCGTTGCACACCGAGGACCTGGGCTGGGCCACCGGCACCGCGATCGCGCAAGGGCTCCGGCCCGCCCCCGCCCAGTCGGTACGCGGCTACCCGGAGTGGAAGGACAAGGTCGCCACCCCCGCGCTCCAGGAGTACTACAGCGGCACGATCGGCCTGGACGAGCTGACGGACCGGCTGGTGGACGACGGGAACCGGGTCCTCGCCCGCTACCAGCGCTGACCCCGCCGGACCCCCGGCTGTGCGGGGGGAGCGGCTACACGGTGGGCCGCTGGAGCCAGAGCCACTGCGCGTAGGTGAGCGTCCCGTGGTCGGCCGGCTCCCGGGTGACCAGGCTCCCGTCCCGCATGGCCCGGCCCATCCCGCCGGGCAGCGGGACCTCCACGATCGGGCCCCGCTTGCCCGTATGGTGCGCGTACGCCCTGACCATCGCGGACATCGACTCGACCCGCGGTCCGCCCAGGTCGGGTACGCGTCCCGCCGGGGCGCCCGTGGCCAGCTCCACCAGCCGTTCGGCCACCTCGCGGGCGGCGACCGGCTCGGACGTCATCCTCGGTACGGCCACCAGCGGGCCCACCTTGATCTGCCCGTAGATCTGGCCCGCGAACTCGTGGAACTGCGTCGCCCGCAGGATCGTCCACGGGACCGCGCCCCTCTCGACCAGCCGCTCCTGGGCCACCTTGCCGGCGTAGTAGCCGTGCGGAGCCCGGTCGATGCCGACGATCGACAGCGCGACGTGGTGCCCCACCCCGACGGCCTGCTCCGAGGCCAGCAGCTGCCG includes the following:
- a CDS encoding carbohydrate ABC transporter permease, giving the protein MSMRTGRTTRAGQYLALTGYLVFLAFPFVWLISTAFKPARELGSLHPTWIPEHPTLDNFRQAFDEQPLLQAAGNSLLAAVSAGVICVLIATPMAYVMARHRGRLSAAATGWVVISQAFPFVLLIIPLFLILKNLHLINSLAGLIMVYVVWSLPFALWMLVGYVRAVPAELEEAASVDGAGRLRTLVSVTAPLLAPGIVATALFAFITAWNEFFFALVLLKTPEKQTLPVVLTHFIGAEGAADLGPLAAAAFLATLPSLLLFAFIQRRITGGMLAGAVKS
- a CDS encoding ABC transporter substrate-binding protein, translating into MRAFTRAAAAAATVLTLLLAGCSGGGSDGTDADGTVHLRFQSLAWQTESVKANRELVAEWNAAHPGIQVDYVQGSWDSVHDQLLTSFEGGEAPDIIHDASDDLADFAYGGYLADLSALLPGRLTQDIPAASWSTTTFDGGVYGVPFLQEPKVLIANTKILKASGVRIPTAGHPWSWEEFRQVTKELTGKGRYGVAWPLKEPVSVTLNLGLSTGGQLFHRGEDGKVDLRFGEGDSVVPRTIHDQVTVDHSAARTALGMGGSDTLPGFFGGKYAMVPLGFAYRQQVVEQAPEGFEWSVLPAPAGSDGTAQGVSPQTLSVAEDSPHKKEAVEFIDFLLDPPNMVRLAKGDWMLPTGTEALADPALHTEDLGWATGTAIAQGLRPAPAQSVRGYPEWKDKVATPALQEYYSGTIGLDELTDRLVDDGNRVLARYQR
- a CDS encoding SDR family oxidoreductase — encoded protein: MKIAVAGGTGTVGRHVVDVVRERGHEAVVLSRSNGVDLTSGSGAAEALHGVAAVVDVTSKQTMSAKASAEFFTSVTRQLLASEQAVGVGHHVALSIVGIDRAPHGYYAGKVAQERLVERGAVPWTILRATQFHEFAGQIYGQIKVGPLVAVPRMTSEPVAAREVAERLVELATGAPAGRVPDLGGPRVESMSAMVRAYAHHTGKRGPIVEVPLPGGMGRAMRDGSLVTREPADHGTLTYAQWLWLQRPTV